In Exiguobacterium sibiricum 7-3, a genomic segment contains:
- the rpsB gene encoding 30S ribosomal protein S2, with protein sequence MAVISMKQLLEAGVHFGHQTRRWNPKMAKYIFTERNGIYIIDLQKTVKKVDEAYNFIREVASEGGNVLFVGTKKQAQDTVKEEAIRAGQYFINERWLGGTLTNFSTIKKRINRLKQLEKMEENGTFEVLPKKEVIILKKEMTRLEKFLGGIKDMPGVPDALFIVDPRKERIAIAEAHKLNIPIVAIVDTNCDPDEIDYVIPANDDAIRAVKLLTGKMADAILEVKQGEDNVAPETTEEVVADAE encoded by the coding sequence ATGGCAGTAATCTCGATGAAACAATTGTTAGAAGCTGGTGTACACTTCGGTCACCAAACACGCCGTTGGAACCCAAAAATGGCAAAATACATCTTCACAGAACGTAACGGAATCTACATCATTGACCTACAAAAAACGGTTAAAAAAGTAGACGAAGCTTACAACTTCATCCGTGAAGTAGCGTCTGAAGGCGGAAACGTTCTTTTCGTTGGTACGAAAAAACAAGCTCAAGACACTGTGAAAGAAGAAGCGATCCGTGCTGGTCAATACTTCATCAACGAACGTTGGTTAGGTGGAACACTCACGAACTTCTCTACAATCAAAAAACGTATCAACCGTTTAAAACAACTCGAAAAAATGGAAGAGAACGGTACATTCGAAGTTCTTCCTAAAAAAGAAGTCATCATTCTTAAAAAAGAAATGACTCGTCTTGAGAAATTCCTCGGCGGTATCAAAGATATGCCAGGCGTTCCAGATGCACTCTTCATCGTTGACCCACGCAAAGAGCGTATCGCGATTGCAGAAGCACACAAACTCAACATCCCAATCGTTGCGATCGTTGACACAAACTGTGATCCGGACGAAATCGACTACGTCATCCCAGCAAACGACGATGCGATCCGTGCAGTCAAATTGCTTACTGGTAAAATGGCTGACGCAATCCTCGAAGTTAAACAAGGCGAAGATAACGTAGCACCTGAAACTACTGAAGAAGTAGTAGCAGACGCTGAGTAA
- a CDS encoding chemotaxis protein CheW, with amino-acid sequence MEQKWVVFQLEENAYGIDVQSVRSIERVIPITRIPNAASYVKGVINLRGVVTPVIDLRTRLGFEAVEETEETRIIIATLEHGDAGFIVDCANEVVEAADVRIEPLADSKQDETNYLTAIAKGEDQLFSLLEPNRLFEEIIHA; translated from the coding sequence ATGGAACAAAAATGGGTCGTCTTTCAATTAGAAGAAAATGCATATGGAATTGATGTGCAATCGGTTCGTTCAATCGAACGTGTCATTCCGATCACACGTATCCCAAATGCCGCATCCTATGTCAAAGGTGTCATCAACTTACGTGGAGTCGTTACACCCGTGATTGATTTGCGGACACGTTTAGGATTTGAGGCCGTCGAGGAGACAGAAGAAACGCGTATCATCATCGCAACACTTGAACATGGAGATGCAGGGTTTATCGTGGATTGTGCAAATGAAGTCGTTGAAGCAGCAGATGTCCGGATTGAACCGTTGGCGGATTCAAAACAAGACGAGACAAATTATTTAACGGCCATTGCTAAAGGGGAAGATCAATTATTCTCTTTACTCGAACCAAACCGTTTATTTGAAGAGATCATCCATGCTTAA
- the pyrH gene encoding UMP kinase: MQPKYNRIVLKLSGEALAGDQGFGIHPGIVNSISNQIKELVELNVEVAVVVGAGNIWRGKTGAELGMDRANADYMGMLATVMNSLALQDSLESVGVETRVQTSIEMRQVAEPYIRRRAMRHLEKGRVVIFAAGTGNPYFSTDTTAALRAAEIEAEVILMAKNNVDGVYSADPNVDPDAKKFETLSYLDVLKDGLQVMDSTATSLCMDNDIPLIVFSLMEEGNIKRVVIGDEIGTLVRGK; the protein is encoded by the coding sequence ATGCAACCGAAATATAACCGGATTGTGTTAAAATTGAGCGGAGAAGCGCTCGCAGGAGATCAAGGGTTCGGAATTCATCCTGGGATTGTCAATTCGATTTCGAATCAGATTAAAGAATTAGTCGAATTGAACGTAGAAGTCGCGGTCGTCGTAGGTGCAGGAAACATTTGGCGCGGTAAGACGGGAGCGGAGCTTGGGATGGACCGGGCAAATGCCGATTATATGGGAATGCTTGCGACCGTCATGAACTCGCTTGCTTTACAAGATAGCCTGGAATCTGTTGGTGTCGAAACACGTGTTCAGACGTCGATTGAAATGCGACAAGTCGCTGAACCATACATCCGCCGCCGGGCAATGCGTCATCTTGAAAAAGGACGGGTTGTCATCTTTGCAGCCGGAACAGGGAATCCATATTTCTCAACAGATACGACAGCAGCGCTTCGGGCAGCTGAAATCGAGGCAGAAGTCATCTTAATGGCGAAAAACAACGTCGATGGCGTCTATTCGGCTGATCCAAATGTTGATCCAGATGCGAAGAAATTTGAGACATTATCTTACTTGGATGTGCTTAAAGATGGTCTTCAAGTCATGGATTCAACTGCAACATCACTTTGTATGGACAATGACATCCCGCTCATCGTCTTCTCGTTGATGGAAGAAGGAAACATTAAACGAGTTGTCATCGGTGATGAAATCGGGACACTTGTAAGGGGGAAATAA
- a CDS encoding chemotaxis protein CheC, with protein MLNRMEQDVFREIGNIGAAHAATALSTLLGQPVEIEVPSADLEGFSTIIERVGGAEAYTAGALLRFSGDIKASLLFLMPLKDAEKLVSQLLQQPFQFFSDHHALGVSAWEEIGNILIGAYARSISDWLDLSVHVTVPASAFDMVGAILEVALLESTKFGNMAVYIDTRLSSSGNDLNGHLLLLPEEGAFHSVFQRLGVDIDG; from the coding sequence ATGCTTAATCGAATGGAACAGGATGTCTTTCGAGAAATCGGTAACATCGGGGCAGCACATGCGGCGACCGCTTTATCCACATTGCTGGGACAACCGGTTGAAATTGAAGTCCCTTCAGCAGATTTAGAAGGATTCTCGACCATCATCGAGCGGGTCGGGGGTGCTGAAGCCTATACAGCAGGAGCACTCCTTCGATTTTCCGGAGATATTAAAGCGTCCTTATTATTTTTAATGCCGCTTAAAGATGCTGAAAAGCTCGTTTCACAATTGTTGCAACAGCCGTTTCAATTTTTCTCGGACCACCATGCACTTGGCGTTTCGGCATGGGAAGAGATTGGGAATATCTTGATTGGAGCTTATGCCCGTTCGATTTCCGATTGGTTGGATTTGTCCGTCCACGTCACGGTCCCGGCCTCTGCTTTTGATATGGTGGGAGCAATTTTGGAAGTTGCCTTACTTGAGTCAACAAAATTTGGTAACATGGCAGTATACATCGATACACGTTTATCCAGTTCAGGTAATGATTTGAATGGTCATCTATTGTTATTACCTGAAGAAGGTGCCTTTCATTCGGTGTTTCAACGATTGGGTGTGGATATTGATGGATGA
- a CDS encoding isoprenyl transferase: MFQWLNQTKEVIEQQVPEHIAIIMDGNGRWAKKRGLPRIMGHREGMKSVREVVRTANELGVKSLTLYAFSTENWTRPEEEVSFLMKLPAQFLESDLKDLNERNVKVEVAGEISRLPVYTREAVQQAKTDTAGNTGLRLIFALNYGGRDEIVQVMQKIAEKVQAGVLQPDMITNEVIEQELMTGSMTDVDLVIRTSGEQRLSNFLLWQAAYAEFYFTDVLWPEFRRDQFLAAIEDYNQRTRRFGGV; this comes from the coding sequence ATGTTTCAATGGTTAAATCAGACGAAAGAAGTAATTGAACAACAAGTTCCTGAACACATTGCGATTATTATGGATGGAAACGGGCGTTGGGCAAAAAAACGAGGCCTTCCCCGTATCATGGGACATCGTGAAGGGATGAAATCTGTCCGGGAAGTTGTTCGGACGGCAAACGAATTAGGTGTGAAAAGTTTGACGTTATATGCTTTTTCAACCGAAAATTGGACGCGTCCTGAAGAAGAAGTCAGTTTCCTGATGAAACTACCGGCACAATTTTTAGAGTCGGATCTTAAAGATTTGAATGAACGGAACGTCAAAGTCGAAGTGGCGGGAGAAATTTCGCGTCTGCCGGTTTACACACGGGAAGCCGTCCAACAAGCTAAAACAGATACAGCGGGCAATACAGGACTTCGATTGATTTTTGCCCTCAATTACGGAGGACGGGATGAAATCGTTCAAGTGATGCAAAAAATTGCTGAAAAAGTGCAGGCCGGTGTGTTACAACCTGACATGATTACGAATGAAGTCATTGAACAAGAATTAATGACAGGTTCGATGACAGATGTCGATCTCGTCATTCGTACGAGTGGGGAACAACGACTTTCCAACTTTTTATTATGGCAGGCTGCCTATGCCGAATTTTACTTTACGGATGTCTTATGGCCCGAGTTCCGGCGTGACCAGTTCTTAGCGGCGATTGAAGACTATAATCAACGGACACGTCGTTTTGGCGGGGTCTGA
- a CDS encoding FliA/WhiG family RNA polymerase sigma factor → MREELQQLWNQWLSTRDIAVADRLLQNYEPLVQYHVQRLSATLPKSVDRDELKSLGMMGLYDALQKFDQNHNNKFDTYAAFRIRGAILDGLRKIDWLPRSLREKSKRVEAAVEILEQSLQRTPTIDEVSSIVDMNPEEVKTALAESYFANILSIDEAVTLQDEGKSMAVSYLDPDAATPEDTLLMRELISKLAEEVEQLSEKEQYVVSLFYFEELTLTEIGEVLGLSTSRISQIHSKALRKLKQALGSAYLSDRVAM, encoded by the coding sequence ATGCGTGAGGAATTACAACAACTTTGGAATCAGTGGCTGTCGACGCGTGATATAGCAGTAGCTGACCGGTTACTGCAAAATTATGAACCTCTTGTGCAATACCACGTTCAGCGTCTCAGCGCGACACTTCCGAAAAGTGTCGATCGTGATGAATTAAAAAGTCTTGGGATGATGGGGTTGTATGATGCCCTTCAAAAGTTTGATCAAAATCACAACAATAAATTCGACACGTATGCGGCATTTCGTATTCGTGGTGCCATTTTGGACGGATTACGGAAGATTGACTGGCTACCCCGTTCGTTACGAGAAAAATCGAAGCGGGTCGAAGCCGCTGTCGAGATTTTAGAACAGAGTCTTCAACGGACACCGACGATTGATGAAGTTTCGTCGATTGTTGATATGAATCCGGAAGAAGTCAAGACGGCACTGGCTGAGAGCTATTTTGCGAATATTCTATCGATCGATGAAGCAGTAACGCTTCAAGACGAAGGGAAATCGATGGCTGTTTCCTATCTGGATCCGGACGCAGCGACACCTGAGGATACGCTTTTGATGCGGGAGCTGATTTCAAAACTTGCGGAAGAAGTGGAGCAGTTGTCCGAGAAGGAACAATATGTCGTGTCGCTCTTTTACTTTGAAGAACTGACATTGACGGAAATCGGGGAAGTACTCGGCCTATCCACTTCACGAATTTCACAGATTCATTCGAAAGCGCTTCGGAAACTGAAACAAGCGTTAGGGAGTGCCTATCTTTCTGACCGCGTCGCGATGTGA
- the tsf gene encoding translation elongation factor Ts produces the protein MAITAAMVKELREKTGAGMLDCKKALVEADGDMNAAIDFLREKGIAKAAAKGDRIAAEGLTAVAVNGNKAALVEINSETDFVAKNERFQTLVQNIADAVLRNGSETAEAALASEYEAGKTIDTYISEEASTIGEKISLRRVALFAKEDNAAFGSYLHMGGRIGSVVVVEGTTDEAVAKDIAMHIAAARPLYVDRSSVTEEEKAREEKVLTEQALNEGKPANIVEKMIAGRMNKFYEEICLVDQTFVKDPDFKVGKYVESKGGKIVSFVRFEVGEGMEKREENFAEEVMNQLKK, from the coding sequence ATGGCTATTACAGCAGCTATGGTAAAAGAACTTCGTGAAAAAACTGGTGCAGGGATGCTTGACTGCAAAAAAGCACTCGTCGAAGCTGATGGGGACATGAACGCAGCAATCGACTTCTTGCGTGAAAAAGGAATCGCTAAGGCAGCAGCTAAAGGCGACCGAATTGCAGCAGAAGGTTTGACGGCTGTCGCAGTTAACGGAAACAAAGCGGCACTTGTTGAAATCAACTCGGAAACAGACTTCGTTGCGAAAAACGAACGTTTCCAAACACTCGTTCAAAACATTGCAGACGCAGTACTCCGCAATGGTTCTGAAACGGCTGAAGCAGCACTTGCTTCTGAATACGAAGCAGGAAAAACGATCGACACATACATCTCAGAAGAAGCATCAACAATCGGAGAGAAAATCTCACTCCGTCGTGTAGCTCTCTTCGCTAAAGAAGACAACGCAGCATTCGGTTCTTACCTCCACATGGGTGGACGTATCGGTTCTGTCGTCGTCGTCGAAGGCACAACAGATGAAGCCGTTGCAAAAGATATCGCAATGCACATCGCTGCAGCGCGCCCACTTTACGTCGACCGTTCTTCTGTCACAGAAGAAGAAAAAGCACGTGAAGAAAAAGTTCTTACAGAGCAAGCACTCAACGAAGGCAAACCTGCTAACATCGTTGAAAAAATGATTGCTGGTCGCATGAACAAATTCTACGAAGAAATCTGCCTCGTTGACCAAACATTCGTCAAAGATCCAGACTTCAAAGTTGGTAAATATGTAGAATCTAAAGGCGGGAAAATCGTTTCATTCGTACGCTTCGAAGTTGGAGAAGGTATGGAGAAACGTGAAGAAAACTTCGCTGAAGAAGTAATGAACCAACTTAAAAAATAA
- the frr gene encoding ribosome recycling factor yields MSQAIMKQAEERMEKAHLSLKKELATLRAGRANVSILDPVQVDYYGSPTPLNQVANVNTPEARLILITPWDKSMVTEIEKAIQRADLGLAPSSDGTVIRLAIPPLTEDRRKELVKLVKKYTEEGKVALRNIRRDTNEQLKKQEKDGALTEDDLRGYTEDVQTLTDKFVKVLDQTATDKEQEIMEV; encoded by the coding sequence ATGTCACAAGCAATTATGAAACAAGCAGAAGAGCGGATGGAGAAAGCCCATCTGTCATTAAAAAAAGAACTTGCGACGTTACGTGCAGGACGTGCAAACGTATCAATCCTTGATCCGGTGCAAGTGGACTACTATGGTTCACCGACACCACTCAATCAAGTCGCAAACGTCAACACACCGGAAGCGCGTTTGATTTTGATTACACCGTGGGATAAATCGATGGTGACAGAAATCGAAAAGGCGATTCAACGTGCAGACTTGGGACTCGCTCCTTCTTCGGACGGGACAGTCATTCGCTTAGCAATTCCACCATTGACAGAAGATCGTCGGAAAGAACTCGTGAAACTTGTCAAAAAGTACACGGAAGAAGGAAAAGTTGCCCTTCGGAACATCCGTCGTGATACGAACGAACAACTGAAAAAGCAAGAAAAAGACGGTGCGTTGACTGAAGATGATCTACGCGGCTACACAGAAGACGTTCAAACATTAACGGATAAATTCGTTAAAGTACTTGATCAAACAGCTACGGATAAAGAACAAGAAATTATGGAAGTATGA
- a CDS encoding AAA family ATPase: MMVKRIIANSVSEAMELVKQDLGNDAIILNTRQIKVGGLFGLFAQKKVELVASVEEHPVVKTAQPVKQISPELQPTKTAVQSRPPTMESLSPKIVSFASRRLPEALSAYEVLLAEPALQHEAEALYDLLVSTYYKTNDLSQVEQAFITTLTTPIQVTTATSRFIMVTGPTGVGKTTTLAKLAAYYRLTKQQTVGLITTDTYRISAIEQLRTYADIIDIPLRVAYDLQEFEQAKAELSDCDVILVDTAGRNFLDAGYVEQLKKRHDFSDTDVFLVLSLTSKYRDLEQIQQRFDQVPLSGFIFTKADETTDLWSIYGLVKKTQLPVFCLTTGQEVPEDIIWPTSAEVSRMIVERGLR; the protein is encoded by the coding sequence ATGATGGTCAAACGAATTATCGCAAATTCTGTCAGCGAAGCGATGGAACTGGTCAAACAAGACTTAGGAAATGATGCCATCATTTTAAACACGCGTCAGATCAAAGTGGGTGGTTTGTTCGGCTTATTTGCACAAAAAAAAGTTGAACTCGTCGCCTCGGTGGAAGAACATCCGGTCGTCAAAACAGCACAGCCTGTAAAACAGATCTCGCCTGAGCTACAGCCAACTAAGACAGCAGTTCAAAGTCGTCCACCAACGATGGAATCGCTAAGCCCGAAGATTGTCTCGTTCGCTTCACGTCGATTGCCGGAAGCGCTTAGCGCATACGAGGTGTTGCTCGCTGAACCGGCTCTGCAGCATGAGGCGGAGGCACTCTATGATTTGTTAGTGTCAACCTATTACAAGACCAATGACTTGAGCCAGGTCGAACAAGCATTCATCACGACCTTGACCACCCCTATCCAAGTCACGACGGCAACTTCCCGTTTCATCATGGTGACAGGACCGACGGGAGTCGGGAAAACGACGACACTTGCAAAACTGGCTGCGTATTACCGTCTCACGAAACAACAAACCGTTGGATTGATTACGACGGATACATACCGGATTTCAGCCATCGAACAATTGCGTACTTATGCAGATATCATCGATATTCCGCTACGTGTCGCCTATGATTTACAGGAATTTGAACAAGCAAAAGCCGAGTTGTCAGACTGTGATGTCATCTTGGTCGACACAGCAGGGCGAAATTTTCTTGACGCAGGTTATGTCGAGCAGTTAAAAAAACGGCATGATTTTTCAGATACAGATGTGTTTCTTGTACTCAGCTTAACGTCAAAATACCGTGATTTAGAACAGATTCAACAACGGTTCGATCAAGTACCGCTGTCTGGTTTCATTTTTACCAAAGCAGATGAAACAACAGATTTGTGGTCGATTTACGGACTTGTGAAAAAGACGCAGTTGCCTGTGTTTTGTCTGACGACGGGACAAGAAGTGCCTGAAGACATCATCTGGCCGACAAGTGCAGAAGTTTCCCGAATGATTGTAGAAAGAGGGTTAAGATGA
- a CDS encoding MinD/ParA family protein, with protein MMPEDQARALRSKVSVRQTKTIAIVSGKGGVGKTNVAVNLGVALSLQAKKVLIIDLDIGMANVGVLLGKSSKVSLMDCVKERSPLNQAVVEATPELHFIHGGSGFTELMDLTDHDVEFMMSEFRFFYEYDFVLLDLGAGATHQTFDFISSADEAWLVVTPEPTSIMDGYAFVKLAHHHANELPVAVIVNRATNGQEALETFDRLQQVSQNFLGKSLRFVGFLPDDPTVMKAVKAQRPFYVFDRTSDVSWRLDHITTSLTGLQVQEQKFLDRLLNRLKKRHNRVR; from the coding sequence ATGATGCCAGAAGATCAGGCACGTGCGCTAAGATCAAAAGTTTCAGTACGGCAGACCAAAACCATTGCCATCGTCAGCGGCAAAGGTGGGGTCGGGAAAACGAATGTCGCGGTGAATCTGGGTGTCGCGCTATCGTTGCAGGCTAAAAAAGTATTAATCATTGACCTGGATATCGGCATGGCGAATGTCGGTGTGTTGCTCGGGAAATCGTCCAAAGTCTCATTAATGGATTGTGTCAAAGAGCGGTCACCCCTAAACCAAGCCGTCGTCGAAGCGACACCGGAGTTGCATTTCATCCATGGCGGAAGCGGATTCACCGAACTGATGGATCTGACGGATCATGATGTCGAATTCATGATGAGCGAGTTCCGGTTTTTCTATGAATATGATTTCGTCTTACTTGATTTAGGTGCCGGTGCAACACATCAGACTTTTGATTTCATCAGCAGTGCGGATGAAGCATGGCTGGTCGTGACTCCCGAACCGACTTCCATCATGGACGGATATGCTTTTGTCAAACTTGCCCATCACCATGCCAATGAACTTCCTGTCGCTGTCATCGTCAATCGGGCGACGAACGGACAAGAAGCACTTGAAACGTTTGACCGGTTACAACAGGTCAGTCAGAACTTTTTGGGGAAATCGTTGCGTTTCGTTGGTTTCTTGCCGGATGATCCGACTGTCATGAAGGCAGTTAAAGCACAGCGACCATTTTATGTATTTGATCGGACAAGTGATGTCAGTTGGCGACTCGACCATATCACGACATCGCTGACAGGACTTCAGGTCCAGGAACAGAAATTTTTAGACCGGTTACTGAATCGTTTGAAAAAACGGCATAACCGTGTCCGCTAA
- a CDS encoding chemotaxis protein CheA: protein MDLNEYLGLFLDESIEHLQAINSSLLIFEQRLDDEAVIDQIFRSAHTLKGMSGTMGYDAIADLTHEMESALDLVRSKTQPATPELIDVLFVAAEQLETMVEDISQGGTGKLDVTTTVIRLKQFINADSEPSQDTVKPAATVMKNFECDVYSESVVRQSMASGYQAYVITVELSADVILKAARVYMVFDRLQNLGDVILSNPTSDELEQEQFETRFDVLFVTMKSAEDIQDEIKAVSEVAQVLIQPFEVSIEPAAAATLLEPVETPVVSPTSDTSNETQTPIAAKTIRVNLERIDRLMNLFEEFIIDRGRLERIAAEAGSSDLTETVERIKRGTNELQSLVLTLRMMPIEQVFNRFPRMVRSVSKDVGKNIKLHITGAETELDRTVIDEIGDPLVHLIRNAVDHGIESKADRILAGKAVEGNLSLRAYHSGNRVFIEIEDDGAGINQERVTKIALEKGLLTEEEAALLTSEEAAMLLFAPGFSTAETVTDLSGRGVGLDVVKSKIESLGGEVFVETKRGEGTIFRISLPLTLSIISAMLVKLGEETYAIPLTAILETTSLKQDAILQAHREKVFDFRGQLVPLISLNQVYELPHVEADAYSVVVVRSGEKLAGLIVSELIGQQEIVMKPLGSYLEGIRAISGATILGDGQVALIIDSNALLRK, encoded by the coding sequence ATGGATTTAAATGAATATTTAGGATTGTTTCTTGATGAATCGATTGAACATTTACAAGCCATTAACTCGAGTTTGCTGATTTTTGAACAACGACTCGATGATGAAGCCGTCATCGATCAAATTTTCCGATCCGCTCATACGTTAAAAGGCATGTCTGGAACGATGGGATATGATGCGATTGCCGATTTAACACACGAAATGGAAAGTGCACTTGATTTAGTCCGTTCAAAGACACAACCTGCAACACCTGAATTGATTGATGTATTGTTTGTCGCAGCTGAACAGCTGGAAACGATGGTCGAGGATATCAGTCAAGGCGGTACCGGAAAGCTTGATGTGACAACAACCGTCATTCGTTTGAAGCAGTTCATCAATGCGGATTCGGAACCAAGTCAGGATACGGTTAAACCTGCAGCAACAGTCATGAAAAACTTTGAGTGTGACGTCTACTCCGAGTCCGTTGTTCGTCAATCGATGGCTTCCGGTTATCAGGCCTATGTCATTACGGTGGAATTATCGGCGGATGTCATTTTGAAGGCAGCGCGTGTGTATATGGTATTTGACCGATTACAAAACCTTGGGGATGTCATCTTGTCGAATCCGACTTCGGATGAACTGGAACAAGAACAATTCGAGACCCGTTTTGATGTCTTGTTCGTGACGATGAAGTCTGCCGAAGACATTCAGGATGAAATCAAAGCCGTTTCGGAAGTCGCTCAAGTGTTAATTCAGCCATTCGAGGTGTCGATCGAACCAGCAGCAGCGGCGACGTTGCTCGAACCGGTTGAAACTCCGGTCGTCAGTCCAACGTCGGATACTTCCAACGAGACACAAACACCGATTGCGGCAAAAACGATTCGTGTCAACCTCGAACGGATTGATCGATTGATGAATCTATTTGAAGAATTCATCATTGATCGTGGACGCCTCGAGCGGATTGCGGCAGAAGCCGGTTCTTCTGATTTAACGGAGACGGTTGAACGGATTAAACGCGGAACAAATGAATTACAATCACTTGTCCTGACGCTACGGATGATGCCAATCGAACAAGTCTTCAATCGTTTCCCGCGGATGGTGCGTTCGGTATCGAAAGATGTCGGAAAAAACATCAAGCTCCACATTACAGGAGCGGAAACGGAACTCGACCGGACGGTCATTGATGAAATCGGGGATCCACTCGTCCACTTGATCCGAAATGCTGTCGATCATGGAATTGAAAGTAAAGCCGACCGGATTCTAGCCGGAAAAGCAGTCGAAGGAAATCTGTCACTCCGGGCCTATCATTCCGGAAACCGTGTCTTTATTGAAATCGAAGATGATGGAGCAGGGATTAATCAGGAACGGGTGACGAAAATCGCGCTTGAAAAAGGATTGTTGACTGAAGAAGAAGCAGCGTTGTTGACGTCGGAAGAAGCGGCGATGTTGTTGTTCGCTCCTGGATTCTCGACGGCAGAAACGGTCACCGATTTATCAGGCCGTGGTGTTGGCTTGGACGTCGTTAAATCTAAAATCGAATCACTCGGTGGAGAAGTCTTCGTCGAGACGAAACGCGGAGAAGGAACGATTTTCAGAATCAGTTTACCGCTGACGTTATCGATTATTTCTGCGATGCTTGTCAAGCTGGGAGAAGAAACATATGCGATCCCATTAACGGCCATCCTTGAAACGACATCGCTGAAGCAGGACGCCATTTTGCAAGCCCACCGGGAAAAAGTGTTCGATTTCCGCGGTCAGCTCGTTCCATTGATTTCATTAAATCAAGTGTACGAATTACCACACGTGGAGGCAGATGCCTATTCTGTCGTCGTCGTAAGAAGCGGTGAAAAATTAGCAGGGTTAATAGTCTCAGAACTGATAGGACAACAGGAAATCGTCATGAAACCGTTAGGAAGTTATCTCGAGGGGATTCGTGCGATTTCAGGTGCGACGATTCTTGGTGACGGACAAGTTGCGTTAATCATTGACAGCAATGCACTGTTACGAAAGTGA
- a CDS encoding chemotaxis protein CheD, with the protein MDEVVRIGIAEYAVSQKPIILRTAGLGSCVGVIIYDQERGLSSMAHVMLPDSAISRNIALEIGKFADTAVVELTRRLRQSGAIRLRAKIAGGAQMFQFKYEHESMRIGERNIAAVKLALRKANVPLVAEDVGGTNGRTIEFHSQTGRLVIRTVNVGTLEI; encoded by the coding sequence ATGGATGAAGTCGTTCGGATTGGAATTGCAGAATATGCAGTCAGCCAAAAACCAATCATTCTTCGGACGGCTGGTTTAGGTTCTTGTGTCGGTGTCATTATCTACGACCAAGAACGTGGACTGTCGAGTATGGCACACGTCATGTTGCCGGACTCGGCAATCAGTCGGAATATCGCACTGGAAATCGGAAAATTTGCCGATACGGCTGTCGTCGAGTTGACACGTCGTCTTCGTCAAAGTGGAGCAATCCGTCTTCGGGCGAAAATTGCCGGTGGTGCACAGATGTTTCAATTTAAATATGAACATGAATCGATGCGAATCGGTGAACGAAATATTGCGGCTGTAAAATTGGCTTTACGAAAAGCGAACGTCCCACTCGTTGCGGAAGACGTTGGTGGAACAAATGGTCGAACGATCGAGTTCCATTCTCAGACTGGTCGGTTAGTTATCCGGACAGTCAACGTCGGAACGCTGGAAATTTAG